The uncultured Cohaesibacter sp. genome window below encodes:
- a CDS encoding iron-containing alcohol dehydrogenase: MTSSIPSFQFMTATTIHFGRKEAARNVAVLGKLGSPLLLVHGRDGARVQWLLEALIGLGVEVVAFSVPREPDVALIEEGVARARATQAKAIVAIGGGAVIDTGKALAALVPATRPVMDHLEVVGKGLPLEQAPLPFAALPTTAGTGAEVTKNAVLTVPEAARKVSLRDPRMLPTLAIVDPELTDYLPRAITLASGLDAVTQVIEPYLSCKANVLTDLLCRDAIPKGLEALARLMKAEDKGARDALAWTSLCGGLALANAGLGAVHGLAGVLGGETGAAHGALCGALLPHVLKANEQEVRVSTELAEVERNRLLERFAEVRGWIGGALGCPADQAFDELATWSGANALPGLQAQGVEKALVPSVAKASAASSSMKGNPVPLSLETLESILHAAG; the protein is encoded by the coding sequence ATGACATCTTCCATTCCATCTTTCCAGTTCATGACGGCCACCACCATCCATTTTGGTCGCAAGGAAGCGGCGCGCAATGTCGCGGTATTGGGTAAGCTGGGCTCTCCCCTGCTGCTGGTTCATGGCAGGGATGGAGCGCGGGTCCAATGGCTGCTGGAAGCCCTGATCGGACTGGGTGTCGAGGTGGTGGCCTTCTCCGTGCCCAGAGAACCGGATGTTGCGTTGATCGAGGAAGGTGTTGCCCGGGCCCGCGCGACGCAGGCAAAAGCCATCGTGGCCATCGGTGGCGGGGCTGTGATTGACACAGGCAAGGCGCTTGCGGCACTCGTGCCTGCTACACGCCCGGTCATGGATCATCTGGAGGTCGTGGGCAAAGGGCTGCCGCTTGAACAGGCTCCGCTGCCGTTTGCCGCCCTGCCGACCACCGCCGGAACCGGCGCCGAGGTGACCAAAAATGCCGTGCTGACCGTGCCCGAGGCTGCGCGCAAGGTTTCTCTGAGAGATCCTCGGATGTTGCCGACACTGGCGATCGTCGACCCGGAACTCACAGACTATCTGCCGCGTGCCATCACGCTGGCAAGCGGACTGGACGCGGTGACACAGGTCATCGAGCCCTATCTCTCCTGCAAGGCGAACGTGTTGACGGATCTTCTCTGTCGCGATGCCATCCCCAAGGGCCTCGAGGCTTTGGCAAGACTCATGAAGGCCGAGGACAAGGGGGCACGCGATGCCCTCGCCTGGACGAGCCTTTGCGGCGGTCTGGCGCTGGCCAATGCCGGTCTTGGTGCTGTCCATGGTCTTGCCGGTGTACTTGGCGGGGAAACGGGGGCTGCCCATGGCGCTCTGTGTGGCGCTCTGCTGCCCCACGTGCTAAAGGCCAATGAACAAGAGGTGAGGGTGTCCACTGAGCTTGCAGAGGTCGAACGCAACCGATTGCTCGAACGGTTTGCCGAAGTGAGAGGCTGGATCGGCGGAGCCTTGGGATGCCCCGCCGATCAGGCGTTTGATGAACTGGCAACGTGGTCTGGCGCCAACGCTTTGCCCGGTCTGCAGGCACAAGGGGTGGAGAAGGCCCTTGTGCCGTCTGTCGCCAAAGCTTCTGCGGCCTCGTCTTCTATGAAGGGCAATCCGGTGCCTCTGTCTCTGGAAACACTGGAATCAATCCTTCACGCGGCCGGTTGA
- a CDS encoding universal stress protein, whose amino-acid sequence MTIKSILYAYCGEQDEGSGLDFAIRLADHYDAWLAGIIRHGFSKMEKRIATIVSEEVHLAVQQAENKRIADITSRFHETVKAAGLEARSSFIDIEPQMVTSISEVARCYDIVVTGNHPEDEQFEFLAAYPDRIALQSGRPVVVVPDGYKSKGPPRKVLIAWDGKRTIARAVGDAMPMLEQGAQVTLLTVGPSHTVDQHPDGGIMGLLARHNIEAEHIHDRGVGRSIAETIVQTADELGSSLIIMGAYEHSKFSQDIFGGVTTEMLQSVRVPVFMAH is encoded by the coding sequence ATGACCATCAAGAGCATTCTCTACGCCTACTGCGGTGAGCAGGATGAGGGAAGCGGACTTGATTTTGCAATCAGGCTCGCGGATCACTATGACGCTTGGCTTGCCGGGATCATCCGGCACGGCTTTTCCAAGATGGAAAAGCGCATCGCCACCATTGTCTCCGAGGAAGTCCATCTCGCGGTTCAACAAGCCGAGAACAAGCGCATCGCCGACATCACCAGCCGTTTCCATGAAACGGTTAAGGCTGCGGGCCTTGAAGCCCGGTCAAGCTTCATCGATATCGAGCCGCAAATGGTGACCTCCATTTCGGAGGTGGCTCGCTGCTATGATATCGTGGTCACCGGCAATCATCCCGAAGACGAGCAGTTCGAGTTTCTTGCGGCCTATCCTGATCGGATCGCCCTGCAAAGCGGCCGTCCGGTGGTTGTCGTGCCTGATGGGTACAAATCCAAGGGGCCTCCAAGAAAAGTCCTGATTGCCTGGGATGGCAAGCGCACCATCGCAAGGGCGGTTGGCGATGCCATGCCGATGCTCGAACAGGGGGCACAGGTGACGCTGCTCACCGTTGGCCCGTCCCACACCGTCGATCAGCATCCCGATGGCGGCATCATGGGACTTCTTGCACGGCATAACATCGAAGCGGAGCACATTCATGACCGCGGGGTCGGGCGATCCATTGCCGAGACCATCGTTCAGACAGCCGACGAGCTGGGATCGTCATTGATCATCATGGGGGCCTATGAGCACTCGAAATTTTCTCAGGACATCTTCGGCGGCGTGACCACCGAGATGCTACAGAGCGTTCGTGTGCCCGTCTTCATGGCGCATTGA